The Myripristis murdjan chromosome 6, fMyrMur1.1, whole genome shotgun sequence sequence TTTTGGGGGAGTTTCTTTTTTGGCTGTGATAAGGGTTCAGGTCGGGGTGGTGGTTTggttttctataaactgtgagTCTGCAAAACCCTTTGAGACTGTGAACGGTAATTAAAGGCTTTAAATAACCTTGATCTTGAACACTTCCAAATATCAAAATGAACCCAGAAATGCAAGACTGTTTTATGTTTAAGGGTGGATTTTCCTCGAAGCTCTCCCACTGAGACACAATATAAGCCCCGGAGAAGTGGTTTTATAAGTACGACTGTAACGTTGTCATGTGAAAGGTGCAGTGGGTCACCTGGCTGCAGGTGCTATCTGGCTCCTCCAGCTTCACCACATCCAGGATGTTGAATGGGACGTAGCCTGCCTGGCCGCTGCGATTCCGGAGTTTCCACCACTGTTTGTTGTCCTCTATCACCTGCaagacacatttcacatgtcACTCCACAGCACTGAAAACTGCAAATCACCTCCACTCTTGTGCAATGAACTCTTGGGCTGCTAGCAGGGGACATCTGACTATGCaggcagttttgttttttgcacagatAGATCTAGAAACACTGTCATAATTATCATAAAAATAGGTAAACAAACTGAATATATTGTAATGACACTGGAGGGACCTGCCTCCCTTTCAGCCAAATGTGATATATATGTCATTGAAGATATGTGGGTGAGTGGAAAGATTTCTCTACCggcatcaataaaaaaatggcATTGGTCGATACCTCTAGCACTTCAtcctgcagcacagacagcTCATTGGCATTGCGGGCAACAAAGTGGTAGCGAATCTTGGCATATTTGCGGGCGGAGGGCACCCCATTATAAGACCTGTCaaaacatgtttcatattttcctCTCAATACAGTTTGAAATGCGGCATTAAAGCAGCAGACAGCACTTGACAGAGAGGGTAAACTGTGTAAAGGATTTCAGTTCTTACCCATTTGAGGAGTTTGAGGAATGAGTTCCATAAAACTggaaatgtaaacacacatcagTTCGTCATTTCATTGTCAACGGTCGACACATTCACTGACTAGAGCTAGACAGCACAGCTTTACCTCCTCAGCCGAGTGTTTCTTGTAATTGGGGCTAGTGGGGGACATCGGCGGCCCTGATGGTCCCTCTGTCTCCCACGGGGACAGCCTGAAGAGGTCGACCGGAGGCTCCCAGCCGTTACGGAACTTGGGGTAGTAAAGGGGAGCGCATTGGTCCCTGGGCCAGTCAGCTCTGCAGGAGGGGGAGCAGCGGGACAGTCAGTAGGTGATCTTAAATCCAcccaaacagacaaactgagcTCACGGCAAGTCACGTGTACCTCGGTTTGGTCCATCCATCCCCCAGCAGCTCGAAGATAGTCATCTCTTTAGGGGTGAGATGTCCCCTGAGGAAGTCTACGGCATCTTTGGACAGGTGTGGGGAGATGACTGAACGTACCAGTTCAGGACTCCCGCAGCTCTGCAGCACCTGCAggtcatacacacatgcacacataaagtTTTGCAATGCGCTCAGAAGTTGCAAATATGTACATATGCTGGGCGGTTTTCTTCCAGTGTGTTTACAGAAAACATGTCTGAACTTAGATTAGAACATGGATTAACCAAATAACCTCATACTGATGTATCAGTTCACTTTCAGTCTATTTTCTAGAAATGCCTTGAGCATGTTGGATGAAATAACAATTGAAATTAAATGAGGATAAAGTCAGtttttcttgcctgctgtgAGGGGTCAGTGGGTTTGTTTgcttgtgggcctgtaaagccctttgactTACAGCTATCTAAACCTGAACGTGAACTTAAcataacaatataatataatataataacaatataatataatgtaaacaGAATATAGATGTACCTCAAGCTGTAGGGGAAATGGGCTTTATGTTGTTTCTGCAAGCTAATGCAAACTCATGTTTTCAGGACAGCAAGTGCCTCTTGCGCCAGGCTTTGAATATCACAATTCCTTTATCTCAGCCTTATCATGCAAACCCAGCGTGTCCACAGCATACAGTGGCAAAGTGTCCCCATATTGCCTCAGTGACTAATcacagcagtgtgttttctgtccagCAGTATCGAAGGTGGGGCTGAATGCTGTGGCTTGGAGAATGTGCCCAACATTATGCAAGTGTGGCTGCACCTGTGCTTGAGCTGAACGCCACGCTGCTCCAGTCTGGTGAGAGTTCAACAGGCTGCCAGTGGGTGTGGTGCCAGCCAAGACAATAGAGGGAACATTTCTGATGGCGGCAATACAAACCCTAAACTGTTCCCATTCTGTCTATTTAAAAAGGCTAACCGAATGACCAATGGTGCTTTATtgacaatagtaataatagcagtATGTATTATGGCTGTGGACTAGGTCAACATCATGGGTATTCACTAACACAGATAAATTGTTTGGCCACACAAAGAACAGTACTGTGGACCGTAGGAAAATCACTGCGTGTTCCAGGATGACGGCACCTCCTGTTAGAGAGTCTTGACCCATATTCCTCTAGCACTGTGTGACATTAGAAACACTGCGAACATGATCCATGTCTCTGATTGTTACTTACCAGCTCCAAAGGTCCAAAGAGGAAATGAACCAGCTCAGATGCACTTGGATTCTGTATGTGTTTCTTCAGtttggcctgcagggggcgcagCGACAGAAAGAGTGAGAAGCTGGAGGTCGTGGGGAGTGGGTGGCAGGGAGAGAAGTTATGAGCTGTTGTCTCACCAAGAGGTTGAAGGCCAGTTTCAGTTTCTGCAGGCTATCAATGAACTCTGCTTCAGAGGGGGGCTTGGCTCGCAGGGTCAGCATGCCCTCTGTGAACAACCAGAGCAGACCGACAACAATGACCACACACGGCCTCCAGGGTTACCAGCGCTCAGTAACACCACATCACATGACTGGCACGTTTTCACTTTTTGGCCAAGTTGGTAAATCACAAAGCTGCTGTGTCCTGGAAAAGTCCTAAAAtctttttcttcaaaccagTGAAAAAATTTGCAAGTTGGATGAgaaaatcccatttgtttccaaagctaatcaacttgtttacAGAATTTTCTATAgtcaagtgccattttcttgacagtaatgggctgatctgccttattctgcctgtgtttcaacatatttatacttgtttcagGAAATACTCTCCACTGTACTGGAATCAAGTGGGATCTggcacttgtttcaagaaaaaaaaaaaacaagattttaggaCTGAATAAGAgcttaaatgacttgtttagatggagatgttttgcaGAGTACATAAGGGTAGTGTTATGAACAAGTTCTCCAGCGAGAGAGAAGCCATAAAGAACATTTACATGGAAACTTGGCCAAAAAGCTATATTCCACAAGACACGGGGAATGAGCTGTGTTGATATCcacaacacatcacaacatGTCACAGTAATATTATTACTTTGCACAGTAATAATTAGTGTAACCAATTACTATTACAATTTCTGTGGTAATaaaactctttccaaaaaaaaaaagagtctgcttttgtttttgtttgccgACTCCTCCAAATACCAGAATGAAGTTGAATTATGCAAAAACCATATCTCTTCCCCATCCCCTGATTAATTTTTGTCATAATTAGTCGCCACCCTTTCAGTTTATGCAACACACATAAGCCTCGATGGACAGTTGCAgagaactttatttttttctccaccagaAAGATTTCCACCCCTTTGATTTTTGGAGCAAAAGAACATGGCACATCAAGACCATTTAGCAACTATGATAATTGAGACAAGGCGATTGAATCATCACATTTTTTGATGGTACGATAAAATTGCCAATGTTGTGGTTGTAAAAGAAAAGTAATATAACTGTAACAGTAATATATCCTTTGCAAggatacacagagacacaaacatggCAGAGTGGACAATATGGACATATTGCCGCTGAGTTGTTGCCACCACATCagaagaaagggagacagaCCTGCTGGTCCtttcttcttattcttcttaCTCTTGTTGCGCTGGTTGAGCTGGGAGAAGGCCTCTGCTGCCTTCTGCAGCTGCGCCACAAAAATTTCTATGTCGTCTAGGGCACAGTTGAGGATTTGCTGAAGGAGACACAGCCTGAGGTTTAGCACGGGGGTGAATTTCAAGGCGTCCGCCACAGTGAAAGCAGTTGTGTAAAGCCGTGACGGATTTAGGCTTATATCAGGATTTGTCGATGTGTGCTACACGTGTGGACTGAATACTCACCACGTCTTTCTCGATGCGCTGGGCCAGCTTTTCATGGGACTCGGTGTCGCTCTGTCCCGAGGTGCGTCTCTCCACATCTAAGGCACAAAAAAAGCTCTTGGACTGGAAAATCCATTGCTGACATCAATGCaacatgtgaaaaagtaatCCTGCAGAAAGTTGTGTGTAAGGTATGCAAATCTgcctgcttctgtgtgtgtatttgtcaccatgtgtgtgtttgtgttctcaCCCTGCATGTTGGTGGCAGCCACTCGCCCCTTTCCACCAGGGGCTGGGCCCTTAAGGGCAGAGGGAGGGATAATAGTCTCTCTGTGACGCTTCATTTTCTCCTGGTTCACCCTGGAAGAGAAAGATACATCAAAACCTGCAGCATCCTGacagtgagtgagagtgtgtgttttgtatgcaaatatttttgcctgtgtgtaagtatgtttatgtgcatggTTGCTTCTGCAGTGGAGATGCTGTTCTCACTTCAAGGTCTGAGGCCTCATTTTCTTTCCATGCTTCTTGTCTCCAAGGGCGCTGTCGATGTCCGCATGAACCATCTCAGCCTGGAGGGAGTGAGCAGAGTTTTAGTGAGTAACAGACTCATCCACTCCATGGCAGGACTCTTCTTACATCTCTGCCTTTGATTTCCCCACATCAGATTGCAAAAttttgaagaaagaaagaaagaaagaaagaaagaaagaaagaaagaaagtaagaaagaaagaaagaaagaaaaaaagaaggaaaaacagaaagaaagaaaatggcaCATATCACACTACTCACAATCAGTTCATGGTCTTCTAGTTTTGCAGTTGTTAATAAATGGACCACCatttttgtggggaaaaaaactgtaccAGACATTAATTTTGTGGCACACATCATGAGAAATTAGACCAAGCGCggttaaaatgatgatgatgattaaccTGGCTGCATCCAAAATATTTTGCTGTTCATGGGAAATGATTTTTAGCGAGTGATTTTATTATAACTGTTTATTATAGCCTATGGCAATGCCTATAATAATCCTGTGGGAGTGCTCAGTGTGACAAGAAAGTGCCAGTTTACACACAAAAGCACCGCCACAATGACTGCAACATAATTTAGCACTTCAAAATTACCCTCAGATGTTATGTATGAGATGAAACACAATGGCCATAAATCATGTTGCCATTAAATGACATGACAAGACAGTGAGCCAGAGCTGTGGCTGAGTGCATCACCCAAACGTAGACTCACCTCCACCTCGTCACAGTGGAAGAAGTGGATGTCAGGCTTGTGCTGCTCGTTGTCCTGACACACGAGCAGCAGCACGGAGGGATAGCGTGTCTGATTGAGCACCGTCTGACACAGGTGGATCGTAGCCAGAGGGAAGTTCTCCAACTCTTCCTACGGAGGCACAGTACAGGAGTGGTTTGAAGAAATGAGATAACGGCAGAGCGAGAGTGAGACAGTGCTATTTCAGATGGCTTCTGCCCTCTGTAATCGGTAATCCAAGATAGCAGAAGAAAGGTTTTGATGTCTCCAAAAAAACTGGGTTGTAAACATCTTCACTGAGGATgattaatatttgattttttttttttaattttatgtatatatttaatgGGCCATACTAATGAtattgaatgtttggcccatttactacagtttactcCCAATTTTACATTGCACCAAAGCGTTTTGTAAATCAAgtaggggtactaaagatttcacaacatatattcAAAATCCTTTGATCTttcaaattggatttttttgttgaaaCGCCCACTTTACAACGTTCTGCTTCTATGACTTACAAAGTTGCTGCCATTAATAAACCGATAAGTGAACTGATAAGTCACTTTGTAGAGCAAGTGTTTCCCAGtttctgcccaatttcaagagatcaaaacacaacaaagcttctttttttttttagctaaaaCTATGGTCaaggactttattatggtgatggaataacattttcatattgtagtggaatgaatggaaatccaATGGTGGGATGAATGGtaggaaaaattaaaaaatgatattgCAATTCTACACcgcaactgcttgctttgggaaaagagtGGCAGAAATGTTAAGTATATACATTCTGTAGATATTGTgataaacatacaaaatcactggcatggtcctttaatgtcTTACATTTTCATATACTTTCAtatccttttcatttttgtacgACTCTTATTTCCTGCACACCTCATTCAAATGCTGCCATATTAATAAAgctctttattattttatttggacTGAATGTTCGCTTTGGTTTAACCACAGCATCAGGGTGCAACTGGCACAGACGACAGGACTATGGTGTTTTTatggtggtgaaaaaaaaaaatcatatgtgcACAAACCTGCTGTTAACAAATGCTTTTCACCATACAGATGGcaatttgcaaaagaaaaaacaaacaaacaaacaaacaaaaaacaacaccagtggctgtaactgtgtgtttacCTTCAGTAGATGGTCTGTGTGTGGGGTCATACCTGTGTGTCACAGTCCAGCAGCCGGACCGCCTTGTCGCTGACCTGCAGGAGCATCTCCTGAGTCCAGATCTTGTCTTTTGAATCCAAAAGGGCGAGTTTCTTGATGGCATCGTCCACCGTGGCAATGGACTCTGTCTTGTCCATGATGAAGGTGGAGAGATGCTGTGTTGTTGAGGGAGAGAAgatgggagggaggaggtggttTTCAGGGGGTTAGGGTGATGAACAGTGACGCTAAGGATGATTATGAAAAGTGCTTTCATCTGAGACAATAGCCTGTTTCACTCATTATTGATGCTTTAAGCCTGTTCTCTTGCAGAGTAATAAGCATCAGGGTGCAGCATTTCTTCATTCAACTAACACAGGCGTATCAAAGAGTGAATTACtatccttttttctgtctgataTCACAGCTGGACTGTTGCCAGCtttgtggctctgtggctgGACGCTGCCAGCGTGGATGTTATCTGTGATTACCTGGCCATGCATGATAATGAGGAAGCGTTTAGAGAAATCCTATCCACAAATGACAAAGGACATAGTTCACCACCAACGCTGCACGACAGATCTTGGAAAACTGATTCTGGCTTCCCGACATTAGCTCCGAACTGCTGTAATTTACTATCTTAATTGTTTTATTACAAGCTCTTTCACgtttatgtatgtatctatcaaGCTCTATCACTTTTAGTCTCTTAGCTCAAGGGTTAGGGTTCAGACATCAGTGTGACCTACTTTCTCTGCTTTGCTTTTGTCGGTTCACATCTCCACACGAGGTTCCTTGACCTTtcccaaattaaaaaaaaatctaaacctTAATCTTGACAATTTGTAGTTTACACAGTTGATGATGTGGTGTCAATTTCATGGTCTAGTTCCCCTGAAAGGGACAACATAGAATTTAAAACGTGGAGGCTAATTTCTCTCCCCATTCCCTAGGCAAATGAGGGAGTGCCACATACATTAGGAACAATACACTAAAACAATTATTATAtcatacagtaaaataatatgtAAGGaagatttctttcaaaaaaaaaaaaacttgtaaaatgccgtttgcatattttatttcacttttgtgAGTACAGAGATAATTCTGTACCTGGATAATCCCTGAAACGAAAAACATTTCAACTGATGCGtttcatgaaataaataaagtgtcattAAGCCTGATCCACTGCCTCAGTACAGCGCCACAGTCATGATAGACATGATTTTTgacttgttttgctttgttctcTATACTTTTAAAACCTGGAAACCGCtaaattaattatgaaatttatttatccaaaaaaaaacaaaaaaaaaaaaaaacaatgagaatAAATATACATTGAAAAGAACATATGTGCCCAAGACTCATAGAATTCATACATTTTCCACATAAATATAAGACGTACAGggcagaaatgcacacacacaacacacactgactcgAACAGACAgagtgaacaaacaaatgacaaaatgggTCACACAGTCCAGCTCCAACGCAAAATCAATTTATAACAATCTGTCGACTAGAACCCCATGCCCTGTTGTGCTGTATGCTGAACACAGATCTGAGTGACATCCGGGGCAAAGTCACCATTTAACTTCAATGAAATATTCATTCgccagagaaacagaaacacttaCCTCGACATGATACTGTGACGTCTCGTGCATGATGATATTGGAGTTGGAGTATTTTTTCCGCTGTTCTGTCGGTAAGAAGAGAAAACAGATGTTTAAAGGTACAGTAAAGGTGGGATGAGTGCACACCCCGTTTAAAAAACTCCGCAGTGCCACTGACCTAAAGCCCACATGTTGCCTGTAGTGGAAGAGAAAACCGCAAAATAACAGGAGACGCCGATGTGAGCGCTGACAGGATCAGCTGGGGCAATAAGGAAGTAACAAGCACCGGTAATGTTTCTGCATGAATGAACAGTCATCAGGGAGCTTCGCTGTATATCTCACACAGTCAGCTATACTAGACGTTAAGTAAGATAAGTGTTGAGatatattttacacattttaaatgaagaagaaaacaagtaTAAAACTGCAAGTACAAGGGCTGTTCCCTATGTTTAACACAACAACGTCCATATCCAGGCACACACTCTGTTTTGTGGTTTCCAGTCAAAAGGAAAGGTAAATATTGAAGATGTTTAATGTGAAATTTTTATAGTGAAAGGGTCTCCGTTTCCTGACTTGGATAGACTTTGCTTGTGACTTTATTTCCCCTTGGCAAGGCTGGCAGCACAGTTCACTGTGTCCTGGGCACCGAGGAGAGGCACAGATTTACTACAGGGGCAAAGATCAgtgatcacagcagcagcagcagcatgttaCTTTCCTTATCAATGTTACTGTGTTGTCAGGCTTGTTAGTGATAGTGCTGTTCAGTCTGGAAATGAAGACTGAGTGAAACacactgaagaaaacaaaactgaagcgCAGGCAGGGGAGAGTACTGGAAACAAGAAGTGGCTTGTTGTGATATTAGGTTTCTATAAATTTGACTAGATGCTAGACACAGTCACTCTTGTTACATGAGGAAACCTAACTGTTATGgaggttaaaaaataaagaaaatatttagaCATCCATTCTGTTTCATCTTTTCACCATCTTCCTTTTCCAAAATGCAATCATCCACAAGTGAGCCATTAGCTAGGGGTGTTATTTTAATCTGGCCAATGTTAAATCAGTGAGCCGGTGCGTTCACTGAGCTGCTCTACAGGCGAATAGTCTGCAGGTAACAATTCCGGAAAAATGAGAGCTTGTTCCTATCAACTCTGCTGCCAGATCTCATATCAGGTCTCTCTTTGTCCCCCACCCAATAGAGTCAACATTTTAATGTCACACAGATtcctgctctcactctctctacaGACTCTGCTTTATGCCGTTTGTGTAACAGTGACTGAGATGTGGCCGAGCCGCTatgcttttacatttgttggAGTACAGAGGCTCAGCCACATATAGTATACAGCAGATATAAacttaataaagtttatatctaATTACATTTCATGTATATATATGACTTTATTTCCGTGTAACCACTGTTACTTCCCAACTGATGCAAACACGTGTCTTTCCTCTTTCCGCCATTTCCTTTCTGCTGATTCCTTCCTGCTTGGCACCCCACAGGTGAAACACAAGCGGCAGGTGCCTTTGTGAAAGTCGAGCTCGCCCCATGTCTTATTAATGACTGACATTTATGCCAATCAATTCACAGCGTTGCGACAGCTTGCAATGAGAGCCACTTAGCAGGCAGATGGGCAGATCCTCAGGACTCTCCAGAGTCAATGACCAGTGATAAACATGGCTGCCTGGCAGACGATCAGTGCAATAAAGAGCACGGATCAATCAGACCACAAACAGCACCACAGCTCCCTTGTCACCGGTCCACACGTTCAGTTTCAAATAACATGCTGTTTCAGTTAATCCAAACTAGTTCAAGCTAGTTTACAGCAAATGATGGGTAagacaaggcaaggcaaggcaatgAACAAGATAAAGGCGATAAACAAGATAAAGAATGATAAAACTGATAACATCAAGAGTCCAATCATATGAATAGCTTTTCTTTGCAggaatgtctgtctgtcttttggtAGCTTTATGGAGCAAagcctctttttttcatttctgactCACTGTCCATACATCAGCTACAGAACTGCAGGGAATCCTTTGGGTACGGAAGTGCACTGCTGTGTCAACACAGATTTGTCCATATGTCACCAAAAAACTCACATCAACTCATCTCACAGGCTGATTTTGCTTCTATATGAACAGCGCTGAGCTCTCACATTGATAGACTACCATTCAGGTTTCACACATTTGctcattttaacaaacacatacCAAAAATCTACAAAATCTAGTGACTAAAAATGCTACTtaacaagttaaaaataaaagaaataaaaatcatatttttcaaaatttgccAGATAATCCCCCTTGATTCCAATACAGTTATACAAGTATAGAGATgttcaaacaaggcagatcagtccaTTAGCATTAAGACAATGATGCTTGACTGAAGAACATTCTGGAAAAGCAGATCAGCCTTTGCAACAAatatcctactggcagatttttccccATTGTTTTAAGTACAAAGTACACAGTACAAAGTTGactgaaaaaatagaaaagcagCCAACATGAAGCACTCAGTTTTATCACAGCAGAGCATTATagcaggaagagaaagaagTCGGGATCTTTCTCAGACTATTTCCACCTGATGATGAGATCAACTCTCAGCCCAAGAAAATTTTACCTGACAGAGACATGCTCCCCAACTGGAAACCGTCTTCAAGTCTCGAAAAAAAGCTGGTGGTTTTTCTGAAGTCCAGGACTGATGAGTCTTATGTGGCCCCTCTCCCTACCTGCCTCTCCATTCTGATGCAGCTGATAACATAACAAGTGGGAGGGCCTGAGCTGGATTTGCATCACTTGTCTACAGGACCCCATCACACTGCATGAATGATGGGAGTTTTGCATAGGAGAGATTGAGCAAGGACCTTTCCTGTTGTTCCTCTACATGTTTATTCAATAAAGAGCGAGCAGCAGCCCAATCTCTGTCATCATCTCCAGCAATGATAGGGTGATAGGGGTATAAAATATCATGGATATAAAATATCAGACACTTTGCTGTCTCTCTAGTTGGGGGGTGGtgggtacactgcaaaaataataaccattttaacaagtcatttagtttcatattcagcgTTAGAATCTTGTTTTCctaaagcaaatgaaaaaatatgccagtgggATGCGAAAATCCCATTGGTTTCCACTGCTAATCAagttatttacacatttttttttaatcaagtgtcattttcttgatattaaGAACATGATGTGCCTTATTCAGCTCTATTTCGACATATTTCTACTTGGTCCCAGGAAAAATGATgacacaagtgaaactacactgtaaacaagatggattatttcatcccactggcagattttttttcactcatttaaaacaaaaaaaaaaagtaaaaaacgaAATCtaagaatgaaaaaatgtggttgttttccgaaaaaataagatattttaaagactgaatatgagattaaatgacttgtcaagatggagattttttgcagtttagGCATACTGCCGGCTAGCCATCCTGCGGTGAGGAGACAGCGATGACCATCTGCCATACAGCACAGAACAAGccaacaaaaaaatagcatcacTTCATCACACATGCAGCGGGATTCTTCACAGAGATCACAACGGTGGGTTCAGTCGCTGTGCATCATGTGGATACTCTTGATGACTTACGCCACAAAAATGTTTCACACACGACTTGGGCGCTGTAGGTGTGCAGTCAGACGGCGGCGGAACATTGTGCATCCCTAGAATAACATCTGTCACTTCAAGCAACTCTAAATTTGGAACCATGCAGACTGGCATCGAGGCGAGTTGTCCTGTCATACGTCGGTGCAGGTTTATATTTGGGCCTAAGACATCACTGTACAATGATTCTCTCTGTTGGAAGTGAGCTAATGTCTGAGGCAGCGCAGGGACGACCAGAGGCAAGGGAGAGGCAGAGCCCGCCCCTTGCTTTCCCCTTTTGAATGCTTCTTTTATTCACCTGCAACACATGGATCTCCACcctgtttcaaccacaaattaaaaacaggcACACCCTGAACTCCCTGCTAAATGTAACACAGCATATTCCagtcacaaatacacaccctAGCACAAGTATGTAGCAGCTAAAATCAAATGTCTTTGGGCTGTAACTGCATTACTGAGATTCATCATAAACAATCAGTAAAATGTGGTGATGCTATGCGGCCTGGCACTGTGGATGTAAACACTGCCCTACAACAATATGACCACATCTTTCTATTCCCAATGTGCATGCAAAACTGTAAGTCAGAACAGTTGTGCACATGGGCGCACACAGGGgatgcaaatataaaaatgcaaagaTGCAGATATACACTAAAAAAGCTGATGCACTATATTTTtgacaa is a genomic window containing:
- the eps8l2 gene encoding epidermal growth factor receptor kinase substrate 8-like protein 2 isoform X2, which codes for MSVLGPQSRQANGVARSDSKISAKALYEQRKKYSNSNIIMHETSQYHVEHLSTFIMDKTESIATVDDAIKKLALLDSKDKIWTQEMLLQVSDKAVRLLDCDTQEELENFPLATIHLCQTVLNQTRYPSVLLLVCQDNEQHKPDIHFFHCDEVEAEMVHADIDSALGDKKHGKKMRPQTLKVNQEKMKRHRETIIPPSALKGPAPGGKGRVAATNMQDVERRTSGQSDTESHEKLAQRIEKDVQILNCALDDIEIFVAQLQKAAEAFSQLNQRNKSKKNKKKGPAEGMLTLRAKPPSEAEFIDSLQKLKLAFNLLAKLKKHIQNPSASELVHFLFGPLELVLQSCGSPELVRSVISPHLSKDAVDFLRGHLTPKEMTIFELLGDGWTKPRADWPRDQCAPLYYPKFRNGWEPPVDLFRLSPWETEGPSGPPMSPTSPNYKKHSAEEFYGTHSSNSSNGSYNGVPSARKYAKIRYHFVARNANELSVLQDEVLEVIEDNKQWWKLRNRSGQAGYVPFNILDVVKLEEPDSTCSQSGQPFRGTSPSSPVGHGDFGMGRQKDKMLFHQMDEVNDELLKRITTNKSQPPPRNYRVERTAGSQIPLTFDSNPQQVTTWLSAKGFSKPTVDCLGILTGAQLFSLNKEELKAVCGDEGARVYSQITVQKAELEHNSGVSELQVVMNRRLKSIDSSSKD
- the eps8l2 gene encoding epidermal growth factor receptor kinase substrate 8-like protein 2 isoform X1 → MKGRQRNPVASSSHCSGVARSDSKISAKALYEQRKKYSNSNIIMHETSQYHVEHLSTFIMDKTESIATVDDAIKKLALLDSKDKIWTQEMLLQVSDKAVRLLDCDTQEELENFPLATIHLCQTVLNQTRYPSVLLLVCQDNEQHKPDIHFFHCDEVEAEMVHADIDSALGDKKHGKKMRPQTLKVNQEKMKRHRETIIPPSALKGPAPGGKGRVAATNMQDVERRTSGQSDTESHEKLAQRIEKDVQILNCALDDIEIFVAQLQKAAEAFSQLNQRNKSKKNKKKGPAEGMLTLRAKPPSEAEFIDSLQKLKLAFNLLAKLKKHIQNPSASELVHFLFGPLELVLQSCGSPELVRSVISPHLSKDAVDFLRGHLTPKEMTIFELLGDGWTKPRADWPRDQCAPLYYPKFRNGWEPPVDLFRLSPWETEGPSGPPMSPTSPNYKKHSAEEFYGTHSSNSSNGSYNGVPSARKYAKIRYHFVARNANELSVLQDEVLEVIEDNKQWWKLRNRSGQAGYVPFNILDVVKLEEPDSTCSQSGQPFRGTSPSSPVGHGDFGMGRQKDKMLFHQMDEVNDELLKRITTNKSQPPPRNYRVERTAGSQIPLTFDSNPQQVTTWLSAKGFSKPTVDCLGILTGAQLFSLNKEELKAVCGDEGARVYSQITVQKAELEHNSGVSELQVVMNRRLKSIDSSSKD
- the eps8l2 gene encoding epidermal growth factor receptor kinase substrate 8-like protein 2 isoform X3 encodes the protein MWALEQRKKYSNSNIIMHETSQYHVEHLSTFIMDKTESIATVDDAIKKLALLDSKDKIWTQEMLLQVSDKAVRLLDCDTQEELENFPLATIHLCQTVLNQTRYPSVLLLVCQDNEQHKPDIHFFHCDEVEAEMVHADIDSALGDKKHGKKMRPQTLKVNQEKMKRHRETIIPPSALKGPAPGGKGRVAATNMQDVERRTSGQSDTESHEKLAQRIEKDVQILNCALDDIEIFVAQLQKAAEAFSQLNQRNKSKKNKKKGPAEGMLTLRAKPPSEAEFIDSLQKLKLAFNLLAKLKKHIQNPSASELVHFLFGPLELVLQSCGSPELVRSVISPHLSKDAVDFLRGHLTPKEMTIFELLGDGWTKPRADWPRDQCAPLYYPKFRNGWEPPVDLFRLSPWETEGPSGPPMSPTSPNYKKHSAEEFYGTHSSNSSNGSYNGVPSARKYAKIRYHFVARNANELSVLQDEVLEVIEDNKQWWKLRNRSGQAGYVPFNILDVVKLEEPDSTCSQSGQPFRGTSPSSPVGHGDFGMGRQKDKMLFHQMDEVNDELLKRITTNKSQPPPRNYRVERTAGSQIPLTFDSNPQQVTTWLSAKGFSKPTVDCLGILTGAQLFSLNKEELKAVCGDEGARVYSQITVQKAELEHNSGVSELQVVMNRRLKSIDSSSKD